The following proteins come from a genomic window of Aquimarina sp. MAR_2010_214:
- a CDS encoding sigma-70 family RNA polymerase sigma factor, producing the protein MSTNTIDPNTWVDKYSDYLFNYTIVRVDDKEIAQDLVQETFFAGLKSMKNFKGEASERTWLISILKRKIIDHYRKINSNKGKAEVRMNYTSDSETEGDWLEERVADPFDGNAEGEIENKELGLAIHDCMGKLPQKQARIFKLKTIQGFDTEAICNEFEITASNLWVIIHRARTAMAECLEKNWF; encoded by the coding sequence ATGTCAACAAACACCATAGACCCTAATACATGGGTGGATAAGTACAGTGATTACCTATTTAACTATACCATTGTAAGAGTTGATGATAAAGAAATTGCGCAAGATTTAGTACAAGAAACATTCTTTGCAGGACTCAAATCAATGAAAAATTTCAAAGGTGAAGCTAGTGAACGTACTTGGCTTATTTCTATCCTGAAAAGAAAAATCATCGATCACTATCGTAAAATTAATAGTAATAAAGGTAAAGCAGAAGTAAGAATGAACTATACTTCTGACTCTGAAACTGAAGGTGACTGGTTAGAAGAGCGTGTAGCTGATCCTTTTGATGGTAATGCAGAAGGCGAGATCGAAAATAAAGAATTGGGCTTAGCCATACATGATTGTATGGGAAAATTACCTCAAAAACAAGCCCGTATTTTTAAATTAAAAACAATACAAGGTTTCGATACAGAAGCTATTTGTAATGAATTTGAAATCACTGCGTCTAACTTATGGGTGATTATCCATAGAGCACGTACAGCAATGGCTGAATGTCTAGAAAAAAATTGGTTTTAG
- a CDS encoding M20/M25/M40 family metallo-hydrolase has translation MRKLNLFFLAISLSVLTSCIYAQERSKMFHATMDTQDALKLKKNHPNDVKIIKSINGYSAVMLNEHSAEELHHTGLRHGPGYFYETSEKAAIEAIAKVNSIQKSKNSSSAKAAVAFEITQDQLVNQSLGLVNNSNIDKHIKELENYGTRYHTRSSAKRASTDLKTKWEGLAGNRSDVSVRLVNHSGTSMPSVIMTIKGTEKPDEYVILGGHLDSTSPRNQDNAPGADDNASGIATITEVARVLFNMNYKPKRTVEFMAFAAEEVGLVGSKEIARDYKNRNVNIVSYMQLDMTNYKGSTQDVFITTDSYNSTSLNNFLRKLMDHYNASGTHKITYNNSACNYGCSDHHSFAQQGYETAFPIEARFNESNPKIHTSGDTSSNFPTANATHAAKFAKLALEYLIEISNAGSGGNPPTGYCASNGQKTSDEYIGKVALGTISKTSTAGSGGYSDFTVETTNLSKGASHTITVTPKWPGTTYSEGYAVWIDFNQDKDFADSGELVWSKTASKTTPVSGSFTVPSEAKNGSTRMRVSMKYNAVPTACESFEYGEVEDYTVVIGGSGGGDTQVPSAPTGLAASNIAQTTLTLSWTSSTDNTGVTGYDVYKGNAVETSVSGTTANITGLTASTAYTFSVKAKDAAGNVSAASNVINVTTKGGSTDPCAGVAPYSSSETYQVGDRVTYSGYLYEKTTSSWNRIGPCGGLFARSSTADLLTDDSMSFDFYPNPVTEGHIEITVNNGLWKSGSMLVVDVKGNIVQEVRLKSKATQINTSKFSTGVYFLTLFNGSKNATKQMIIK, from the coding sequence ATGAGAAAACTAAATTTATTTTTTTTAGCGATATCGCTAAGCGTATTAACATCATGCATTTATGCGCAGGAACGGTCAAAAATGTTTCATGCCACGATGGATACCCAGGATGCATTGAAACTAAAAAAGAATCATCCAAATGATGTAAAAATCATTAAGTCGATTAATGGGTATAGTGCCGTAATGCTTAATGAGCATTCTGCAGAAGAATTGCATCACACAGGATTAAGGCATGGGCCAGGATATTTTTATGAAACTTCTGAAAAAGCTGCTATAGAAGCAATAGCAAAAGTTAATTCAATTCAAAAATCAAAAAATAGTTCTTCGGCAAAAGCAGCGGTTGCTTTTGAAATCACCCAGGATCAATTGGTAAATCAAAGTTTGGGGTTGGTCAATAATTCTAATATCGATAAGCATATTAAAGAATTAGAAAATTATGGAACCAGATACCATACAAGAAGTAGTGCAAAAAGAGCTTCTACAGATTTAAAAACAAAATGGGAAGGTCTTGCTGGTAACCGTAGTGATGTATCTGTTAGACTTGTGAATCATTCAGGTACTTCTATGCCGTCTGTTATCATGACCATAAAAGGAACAGAAAAACCAGATGAGTATGTAATACTAGGAGGGCATTTAGATTCAACATCACCACGTAACCAGGATAATGCTCCGGGAGCAGATGATAATGCTTCTGGTATTGCAACAATTACAGAAGTTGCAAGAGTGTTATTTAATATGAATTACAAGCCAAAAAGAACGGTTGAATTCATGGCATTTGCTGCAGAAGAAGTAGGATTGGTAGGATCTAAAGAAATTGCGAGAGATTATAAAAATCGTAATGTGAATATAGTGAGTTATATGCAATTAGATATGACAAATTATAAAGGTTCTACACAGGATGTTTTTATTACAACAGATTCATACAATAGTACTTCTTTAAATAATTTCTTAAGGAAATTAATGGATCATTACAATGCGTCTGGAACACATAAAATTACATATAATAACTCTGCATGTAATTATGGGTGTTCTGATCACCATAGTTTTGCACAACAGGGATACGAAACAGCATTTCCTATTGAAGCAAGATTTAATGAGAGTAACCCTAAGATTCATACTTCTGGAGATACATCATCAAACTTTCCTACAGCAAATGCAACTCATGCTGCCAAATTTGCAAAATTAGCTTTAGAATATCTTATCGAAATTTCTAATGCAGGTTCTGGTGGTAATCCTCCAACTGGATATTGCGCTTCTAATGGGCAAAAAACATCAGATGAGTATATTGGTAAAGTTGCTTTAGGAACAATAAGCAAAACCTCTACAGCAGGAAGTGGTGGATATAGTGATTTTACAGTAGAAACTACAAATCTTTCTAAAGGAGCATCTCATACTATTACCGTTACACCAAAATGGCCAGGAACTACTTATAGCGAAGGATACGCTGTATGGATTGATTTTAATCAGGATAAAGATTTTGCTGATTCTGGAGAATTAGTTTGGAGCAAAACAGCTTCAAAAACAACACCAGTGAGTGGTAGTTTTACAGTGCCATCAGAAGCAAAAAATGGAAGCACAAGAATGCGAGTTTCTATGAAATATAATGCAGTTCCTACAGCTTGTGAGTCTTTTGAATATGGAGAAGTAGAGGATTATACTGTTGTTATAGGAGGCTCCGGTGGGGGAGATACCCAAGTGCCTTCTGCTCCAACAGGATTAGCTGCATCAAATATTGCGCAGACCACTTTAACGCTATCATGGACATCTTCTACAGATAATACAGGAGTAACTGGATATGATGTGTATAAAGGAAATGCTGTCGAAACTTCTGTTTCAGGAACCACAGCTAATATCACGGGGTTAACAGCTAGTACTGCATATACATTTAGTGTAAAAGCAAAAGATGCTGCTGGTAATGTATCCGCTGCAAGTAATGTAATCAATGTAACTACCAAAGGAGGAAGCACTGATCCTTGTGCTGGTGTTGCACCGTATAGTTCTTCTGAAACCTATCAAGTTGGTGATCGAGTAACCTATAGTGGTTATCTTTATGAAAAAACTACTAGTAGTTGGAATCGTATTGGACCTTGTGGAGGACTTTTTGCAAGAAGTTCAACTGCTGATTTATTAACAGATGATAGCATGTCTTTTGACTTTTATCCGAACCCTGTAACAGAAGGTCATATAGAGATTACTGTTAATAATGGATTATGGAAATCAGGTAGTATGTTGGTTGTAGATGTAAAAGGAAATATCGTACAAGAGGTTAGACTTAAAAGTAAAGCTACTCAAATCAATACTTCAAAGTTTTCTACTGGAGTATACTTTTTGACACTTTTTAATGGATCAAAAAATGCTACAAAGCAAATGATTATAAAGTAA
- a CDS encoding TIGR01777 family oxidoreductase, giving the protein MKKIVIAAGTGFLGKILIAYFKTKVESITILTRGKSRTENNVQFMHWDAKTTGDWVHALENAEIIINLTGKSVDCRYTQKNKDLILNSRVTSTAILGEAISKCKNPPKIWLNSSTATIYRHSLDKEMDEINGEIGTGFSVDVATSWEKTFFNQQTPKTRKVALRTSIVLGKKGGALPPILNLTRIGLGGKQGNGNQKLSWIHELDFARSIEFIIKNPGIKGVINIVSPKPVTNSVFMKTLRGVVKIPLGIPISKPILEFGARIIKTETELILKSRNVIPSKLMNNGFQFLYPDIKPALITLI; this is encoded by the coding sequence ATGAAAAAAATAGTCATAGCAGCAGGAACAGGTTTTCTTGGAAAAATACTTATAGCATATTTTAAAACAAAAGTAGAATCTATTACAATTCTAACCCGTGGAAAAAGTAGAACAGAAAATAATGTTCAATTTATGCATTGGGATGCAAAAACCACTGGAGATTGGGTACATGCACTAGAGAATGCAGAAATAATAATCAATCTAACCGGTAAGTCTGTAGATTGTAGATACACCCAAAAGAATAAAGATCTTATTCTAAATTCAAGAGTAACCTCTACCGCTATTTTGGGAGAAGCTATAAGCAAATGTAAAAATCCTCCCAAAATCTGGTTAAACTCATCAACAGCAACCATCTATAGACACTCTTTAGATAAAGAAATGGATGAAATTAATGGAGAAATAGGAACTGGGTTTTCTGTTGATGTTGCTACATCATGGGAAAAAACATTTTTTAACCAGCAAACTCCCAAAACCAGAAAAGTAGCATTAAGAACCTCTATAGTCTTAGGCAAAAAAGGAGGAGCTTTACCGCCAATTCTTAATTTAACCAGAATTGGATTAGGAGGAAAACAAGGCAATGGAAATCAAAAATTAAGTTGGATACATGAACTAGACTTTGCAAGAAGTATCGAATTTATCATAAAAAATCCTGGTATTAAAGGTGTGATAAATATTGTTTCTCCTAAACCCGTAACCAATTCAGTCTTTATGAAAACACTTAGAGGAGTTGTGAAAATTCCTTTGGGAATTCCTATTTCAAAACCTATACTAGAATTTGGAGCACGAATTATTAAAACCGAAACCGAACTCATACTCAAAAGCAGAAATGTAATTCCTTCAAAACTCATGAATAATGGATTTCAGTTCTTGTATCCCGATATTAAACCCGCATTAATTACACTTATTTAG
- a CDS encoding SRPBCC family protein, whose protein sequence is MTSIRLTTQIKAPVKKVFDLARSIDFHMMSAEKTKEKAIAGRTSGLIELGETVTWRGQHFGIYLLHESKIIEYNYLYNFTDEMIKGCFKTFKHQHIFYKTPSGTEMIDILKYETPFGIFGRLFDNFILKRYLTQFLNARNRSIKSHLEIRKHSKNAS, encoded by the coding sequence ATGACAAGCATACGACTAACAACCCAAATAAAAGCTCCTGTCAAAAAAGTATTTGATTTAGCCAGAAGTATTGACTTTCATATGATGTCTGCAGAAAAAACAAAAGAAAAAGCTATAGCAGGAAGAACTTCAGGATTAATAGAATTAGGAGAAACCGTTACCTGGAGAGGACAACATTTTGGAATCTATCTCTTGCATGAAAGTAAAATTATTGAGTACAATTATCTTTATAATTTTACTGATGAAATGATCAAAGGGTGTTTTAAAACTTTTAAGCATCAGCACATTTTTTATAAAACACCATCAGGTACAGAAATGATAGATATACTCAAATACGAAACACCCTTTGGCATTTTTGGTAGATTATTTGATAATTTTATCTTAAAAAGATATCTCACTCAATTTCTTAACGCTCGCAATCGGTCCATAAAATCACATTTAGAAATCAGAAAACACAGTAAAAATGCTTCCTAA
- a CDS encoding cyclopropane-fatty-acyl-phospholipid synthase family protein, translating into MSTFTILHKLKLKRSSTREKIIQFYDEATEDYEFWSNDFNMHFGYYIPFKTSILKRDSMLNEMNQQVFDRLQVAKQNSLVADLGCGIGGTIQYGLRKYPLLHIIGVTLSSFQVREGNKRLQHKNGLIIEENYHHTSFKTNSVDGAYAIESFCHSGHSKEALQEAHRILKPNSKLVIADAFLKKDEEQLCIGSNYCYEQLCKGWSLEGLGSIKQVEKTLNQIGFKNVTIEDVSFRVAPSVLHVPFAITTFILKKLFRKEALKPQSWKNLKGSLFALLSGIHTKSFGYYLITAEK; encoded by the coding sequence ATGAGCACATTTACCATATTACATAAACTAAAGCTTAAAAGATCATCTACTAGGGAAAAGATAATCCAGTTTTATGATGAAGCGACAGAAGATTATGAGTTCTGGAGTAACGATTTCAATATGCATTTTGGGTATTATATCCCTTTTAAAACAAGTATCCTTAAAAGAGATTCAATGCTCAATGAAATGAATCAGCAGGTTTTTGATCGTTTACAAGTCGCTAAACAAAATTCACTTGTTGCCGATCTTGGATGTGGTATTGGCGGCACTATACAATATGGACTGAGAAAATATCCTTTATTACACATCATTGGTGTAACCCTATCATCATTTCAAGTTAGAGAAGGAAATAAAAGATTGCAACATAAGAATGGATTAATTATAGAAGAAAACTATCATCATACATCTTTTAAAACTAATAGTGTAGATGGAGCATATGCTATAGAAAGTTTCTGTCATTCTGGACACAGTAAAGAGGCCTTACAGGAAGCACATCGAATATTAAAACCAAACTCTAAATTAGTGATCGCAGATGCGTTCTTAAAAAAAGATGAAGAACAGTTATGTATAGGTAGTAATTACTGCTACGAACAACTTTGCAAAGGATGGAGTTTAGAAGGTTTAGGAAGCATCAAACAAGTAGAAAAAACTCTAAACCAAATAGGTTTTAAGAATGTAACTATCGAAGATGTATCATTTAGAGTTGCTCCTTCTGTTCTTCACGTACCTTTTGCAATCACAACATTTATATTAAAAAAACTATTCAGAAAAGAAGCTTTAAAGCCGCAAAGTTGGAAAAACCTGAAAGGATCACTATTTGCATTACTTTCTGGAATACACACAAAAAGTTTTGGATACTATTTAATTACAGCAGAAAAATAA
- a CDS encoding GbsR/MarR family transcriptional regulator codes for MNYDEAKNKFISTWGSLGTLWGINKAMAQIHALLLISPEPLSMEDIMEQLQISRGNTSMNLRQLMDWGIVFKENKMGERKEYFTSEKDVQELARQIAKERSRRELQPTIKILKDVSNIDEDGTAKTKELIKQTKALHEMADTLDILMNRVIGQDHNWITKALVKLIK; via the coding sequence ATGAATTATGATGAAGCAAAAAATAAGTTTATTTCTACATGGGGATCTTTAGGAACCTTATGGGGCATTAATAAAGCTATGGCACAGATCCATGCTCTATTATTAATATCTCCAGAACCTCTTTCTATGGAAGATATCATGGAGCAATTACAAATTTCAAGAGGTAATACCAGTATGAATTTACGCCAATTGATGGATTGGGGTATTGTTTTTAAAGAAAACAAAATGGGAGAACGAAAAGAATATTTTACCTCAGAAAAAGACGTACAGGAGCTGGCAAGACAAATTGCCAAAGAGAGAAGTCGACGAGAGTTACAACCAACTATCAAAATTTTAAAAGATGTTTCGAACATCGATGAAGATGGAACAGCAAAAACCAAAGAATTAATAAAACAAACCAAAGCTTTACATGAAATGGCTGATACATTAGACATTTTGATGAATAGAGTTATTGGTCAGGATCATAACTGGATCACAAAGGCATTGGTAAAGCTAATTAAATAA